In one window of Paludisphaera rhizosphaerae DNA:
- a CDS encoding FHA domain-containing protein produces MTTAAANPNPYIMAQALQPGRFWPSVRQAYDLALAGALGALFGLYLYVETVDAKSVYVRDAWAGAIIGGAIGFFLNAWGPLRDGSWRKTARAVARATPASAIGGAIGLLLGEVVIGVFQGGLMGRALSWAVLGLGIGLGQGIADRSFQRLVFGLIGGGIGGFIGGLCFEALRIALGNRYSVSQSLGIVILGAGLGLFLALVEQALRRAWIQIASGRQEGRIYLLARSVNRLGLDEQADVGVFGDSAVERSHAEIVRSGDGYVLRNLSRSGATRVNGSPCPSERKLGDGDRIELGKTSMIFRRR; encoded by the coding sequence ATGACCACAGCAGCAGCCAACCCGAATCCCTACATCATGGCCCAGGCCCTCCAGCCCGGCCGCTTCTGGCCGAGCGTCCGTCAGGCTTATGACCTGGCGCTGGCCGGCGCGCTGGGGGCTCTGTTCGGCCTCTACCTCTATGTCGAGACGGTCGACGCCAAATCCGTCTACGTCCGCGACGCCTGGGCCGGGGCGATCATCGGCGGGGCGATCGGCTTCTTCCTCAACGCCTGGGGACCGCTGCGCGACGGCTCCTGGCGGAAGACGGCCCGCGCCGTGGCGAGAGCCACGCCGGCCTCCGCGATCGGCGGCGCGATCGGGCTGTTGCTGGGCGAGGTCGTCATCGGCGTCTTCCAGGGCGGTCTGATGGGCCGGGCCCTCTCATGGGCGGTGCTCGGGCTGGGCATCGGGCTGGGGCAGGGGATCGCCGATCGGTCGTTCCAACGACTCGTCTTCGGCCTCATCGGCGGCGGGATCGGTGGGTTCATCGGCGGGCTCTGCTTCGAGGCGCTGCGGATCGCGCTCGGGAATCGATACAGCGTCAGCCAGTCGCTCGGGATCGTGATCCTGGGCGCGGGCCTGGGACTGTTTCTGGCCCTGGTGGAGCAAGCCCTGCGACGGGCCTGGATCCAGATCGCCAGCGGTCGCCAGGAAGGACGGATTTATTTGCTGGCGCGGTCGGTGAATCGGCTGGGACTGGACGAACAGGCCGACGTGGGCGTCTTCGGCGATTCGGCCGTGGAGCGTTCTCACGCGGAGATCGTCCGCTCCGGAGACGGCTACGTCCTGCGCAACCTCTCCCGCTCCGGCGCGACCCGCGTCAACGGCTCGCCTTGCCCCAGCGAACGCAAGCTCGGCGACGGCGACCGGATCGAGCTGGGGAAGACCTCCATGATCTTTCGACGACGGTAG
- a CDS encoding DUF362 domain-containing protein has product MSDRYPCGTLKRRAFLGAAAAAAGAPWIARGPVRAGAIDDPAGATAHGPKVEKSKFDLPGLYPGRVVEVRNAAMIRDMKKDRAAIKTSLDKGLTSLTGADDAVSAWRTFFEPGDVVGIKVVPNGYPHSFSSYELVLETIEGLKACGVKPTDIFVYERFRSEMQSAGYDKILPDGVRWGGLTATGGPQIQMEFDGFKDDPIAGYDRDVYIQMDLVHYGEDPKDDRQYRSHVGKLLTKHVNKVVAIPCLKDHRSAGVTGALKNISHGSVNNVARSHANNFTNTCNQFIPQVVSHPLLRSKFVLQIMDGIRGIYNGGPQGTKDGRWSWDENALFLATDPVAMDRIEWARIDERRKIQNLPPVAATGKTALDPLSMEGFDVRQPQHIALAGTLGLGTYLFEGKKGPFIRHDVITV; this is encoded by the coding sequence ATGAGCGACCGTTACCCGTGCGGCACGTTGAAGCGTCGAGCCTTCCTGGGAGCCGCCGCGGCGGCGGCTGGTGCGCCCTGGATCGCCCGCGGGCCCGTTCGGGCCGGCGCGATCGACGATCCGGCCGGAGCGACGGCTCACGGGCCGAAGGTTGAAAAAAGCAAGTTCGACCTCCCCGGCCTGTATCCCGGTCGCGTGGTCGAGGTTCGGAACGCGGCCATGATCCGCGACATGAAGAAGGATCGCGCCGCCATCAAGACGAGCCTCGACAAGGGGCTGACCTCGCTCACCGGTGCGGACGACGCGGTCTCCGCTTGGCGGACCTTCTTCGAGCCCGGCGACGTTGTCGGCATCAAGGTCGTTCCGAACGGGTATCCTCACTCCTTCTCTTCGTACGAGCTGGTGCTGGAGACGATCGAGGGACTCAAGGCGTGCGGCGTCAAGCCGACCGACATCTTCGTCTATGAGCGGTTCCGCTCCGAGATGCAGTCCGCCGGCTACGATAAGATCCTCCCCGACGGCGTCCGCTGGGGCGGTCTCACCGCGACGGGCGGCCCGCAGATCCAGATGGAATTCGACGGCTTCAAGGACGACCCGATCGCCGGCTACGACCGCGACGTTTACATCCAGATGGACCTCGTTCACTACGGCGAGGACCCCAAGGACGACCGCCAGTATCGCTCGCACGTCGGCAAGCTGCTGACGAAGCACGTCAACAAGGTCGTGGCGATTCCCTGCCTGAAGGACCATCGCTCCGCCGGCGTGACCGGGGCCCTGAAGAACATCAGCCATGGTTCGGTGAACAACGTGGCGCGGTCGCACGCCAACAACTTCACCAACACCTGCAACCAGTTCATCCCCCAGGTGGTCAGCCACCCGCTGCTCCGCTCGAAGTTCGTCCTCCAGATCATGGACGGTATTCGCGGCATCTACAACGGCGGGCCGCAGGGGACGAAGGACGGCCGTTGGAGCTGGGACGAGAACGCCCTCTTCCTCGCCACCGACCCCGTCGCCATGGACCGCATCGAATGGGCGCGGATCGACGAGCGGCGGAAGATCCAGAATCTTCCGCCCGTGGCCGCCACCGGCAAGACGGCGCTCGATCCTCTCAGCATGGAAGGCTTTGACGTCCGTCAGCCGCAGCACATCGCGCTGGCCGGGACGCTTGGCCTGGGGACCTACCTGTTCGAGGGGAAGAAGGGCCCGTTCATCCGCCACGACGTAATCACGGTTTGA
- a CDS encoding Uma2 family endonuclease: MSIAEHTDTEGRRLVLHGVPWSQYETLLDLFKDRSLRLTYDRGMLELMTPLPIHERYKSLFTRMIETIADELEVDYFALGSTTFASQALEQGLEPDACFLIASASRVDDWREYDPATDPPPDLAVEIDVTSDSRKRLGIYAALKVPEVWRFDGSSIVVYILRDELYSTSKQSPSFPIVPTEQLAAFVRDYRSGTDRAWIKEFRRWVREIVAPGKEG; encoded by the coding sequence ATGTCCATCGCCGAGCATACCGATACCGAGGGCCGCCGATTGGTGCTCCACGGCGTCCCGTGGTCGCAATACGAAACCCTTCTTGACCTGTTCAAGGATCGCTCCCTGCGCCTGACTTATGATCGAGGGATGCTCGAACTCATGACGCCGCTCCCGATCCACGAGAGATACAAGTCGCTGTTCACTCGCATGATCGAGACCATTGCCGACGAGTTGGAGGTCGACTATTTCGCGCTCGGATCCACGACGTTCGCCAGTCAGGCCCTCGAACAAGGGTTAGAACCCGACGCTTGCTTTTTGATCGCCAGCGCCTCCCGTGTCGATGATTGGCGCGAGTACGATCCAGCGACCGACCCGCCGCCGGATCTGGCCGTCGAGATCGACGTGACGAGTGATTCCCGAAAACGCCTCGGAATATACGCCGCGCTGAAGGTCCCAGAGGTATGGCGGTTCGACGGATCGTCGATCGTCGTCTACATCCTGCGGGATGAGCTTTACTCGACGTCAAAGCAGAGTCCTAGCTTCCCGATCGTCCCGACAGAGCAACTCGCGGCATTCGTTCGCGATTACCGCTCAGGAACCGACCGAGCGTGGATCAAGGAGTTTCGCCGCTGGGTCCGCGAAATCGTCGCACCGGGCAAGGAGGGCTGA
- a CDS encoding Hsp70 family protein encodes MAAFVGIDLGTTNSVVARRNAYGRPEVIANREGANITPSVIYFGVDPPAVGQEAKEWARLGDSEIASFFKPHMGSPLYQLEFKGQSYSAADLSAIVLRRLKEDAEAAMGEEVDRAVITVPAYFGDAQRKATIAAGEAAGLRVMRIINEPTAASLAYGLNRSADVDETVLIYDLGGGTFDVTVARITPEDVAVLATAGDHDLGGKNWDDRIATYFAEKFAEETGFDPLDDPVALNEVLVRSEQAKWTLSERTTARVTLQLGSERRTFEITRDEFEGMTAPLMDRTRRLTEEALGEAGLDWLRLDGVLLVGGSTRMPMVRSYVAHMAGKPPRTGVNVDEVVALGAAVQAATEAGETIGDALPKFTLGMTAAPPPARKVIDVMSHSLGVVAVSADGSEYVNDVVVRRNVPIPAEAVRTYMHETHGGMNTKLEVYLTQGESAAPLDCTILGKYAFHGIAATDAEVAVDVGLSYDADGVVQVHASQRDTGHRLEMSVEPVPDDLSWLAGPPRTAAEGSTGEKVRVMLLIDGSSSMMGEPLAEAQQAAREFLERCDFTSMEVGLISFATNVALMAPATNNVRRLHAAIHRLDAEGSTNLSDALELARGEMVADDARRYIVVLTDGYPDAAKSALEQAEAAKGQGIEIVAIGMGDADRDYLDSLASSEAASIFVQGGGELVRTFGHIARVIAEGGRSLRIMSR; translated from the coding sequence ATGGCCGCGTTCGTGGGGATCGACCTGGGGACGACGAATTCCGTGGTGGCGCGGCGGAACGCGTACGGGCGGCCGGAGGTGATCGCGAATCGCGAGGGGGCGAACATCACGCCGTCGGTGATCTACTTCGGCGTCGACCCGCCGGCGGTCGGACAGGAGGCGAAGGAGTGGGCGCGGCTGGGCGACTCGGAGATCGCCAGCTTCTTCAAGCCCCACATGGGGAGCCCGCTCTATCAGTTGGAGTTCAAGGGGCAGTCGTACTCGGCCGCCGACCTCTCCGCCATCGTCCTCAGGCGGCTCAAGGAGGACGCCGAGGCCGCGATGGGGGAGGAGGTCGACCGCGCCGTCATCACCGTCCCGGCGTACTTCGGCGACGCCCAGCGCAAGGCGACGATCGCCGCCGGCGAGGCCGCCGGGCTCCGCGTCATGCGGATCATCAACGAGCCCACCGCCGCCAGCCTCGCCTACGGCCTGAACCGCTCGGCCGACGTCGACGAGACCGTGCTCATCTACGACCTCGGCGGCGGCACGTTCGACGTCACCGTGGCTCGGATCACGCCGGAGGACGTCGCCGTGCTGGCGACGGCCGGCGACCACGACCTCGGCGGCAAGAACTGGGACGATCGGATCGCCACCTACTTCGCCGAGAAGTTCGCCGAGGAGACCGGCTTCGACCCGCTCGACGACCCCGTCGCCCTGAATGAAGTCCTCGTCCGCAGCGAGCAGGCCAAGTGGACCCTCTCCGAACGCACCACCGCCCGCGTCACCCTGCAACTCGGCTCCGAGCGCCGGACTTTCGAGATCACCCGCGACGAGTTCGAGGGCATGACCGCCCCACTGATGGACCGCACCCGAAGGCTCACTGAAGAAGCCCTCGGCGAGGCCGGGCTCGACTGGCTCCGGCTTGACGGCGTCCTGCTCGTCGGCGGCTCGACCCGCATGCCGATGGTCCGCTCCTACGTCGCCCACATGGCCGGCAAGCCGCCCCGGACCGGCGTGAACGTCGACGAGGTCGTCGCCCTCGGCGCGGCCGTGCAGGCGGCGACCGAGGCCGGCGAGACCATCGGCGACGCGCTGCCGAAATTCACTCTGGGCATGACGGCCGCCCCGCCGCCGGCCCGGAAGGTCATCGACGTGATGTCGCACAGCCTGGGGGTCGTCGCCGTCTCGGCTGATGGTTCGGAGTACGTCAATGACGTGGTCGTCCGCCGCAACGTCCCCATCCCCGCCGAGGCCGTCCGCACTTACATGCACGAGACCCACGGCGGCATGAACACGAAGCTGGAGGTCTATCTGACCCAGGGCGAGAGCGCCGCGCCGCTCGATTGCACGATCCTGGGCAAGTACGCCTTCCACGGCATCGCCGCGACCGACGCCGAGGTCGCCGTCGACGTGGGGCTCTCGTACGACGCCGACGGTGTGGTGCAGGTCCACGCCTCCCAGCGCGACACCGGACACCGGCTGGAAATGAGCGTTGAGCCCGTCCCCGACGACCTCTCCTGGCTCGCCGGGCCGCCTCGGACGGCCGCCGAGGGATCGACGGGCGAGAAGGTCCGCGTCATGCTCCTGATCGACGGGTCCTCGAGCATGATGGGCGAACCGCTGGCCGAAGCCCAGCAGGCCGCCCGCGAGTTTCTGGAGCGCTGCGATTTCACGTCGATGGAGGTCGGCCTGATCTCGTTCGCCACGAACGTCGCGCTGATGGCCCCGGCCACCAACAACGTCCGCCGGCTGCACGCGGCGATCCACCGGCTCGACGCCGAAGGGTCGACAAATCTCTCCGACGCCCTGGAGTTGGCCCGAGGCGAGATGGTCGCCGACGACGCCCGCCGTTACATCGTCGTCCTGACCGACGGCTACCCAGACGCCGCCAAGAGCGCCCTGGAGCAGGCCGAGGCGGCCAAGGGACAGGGGATCGAGATCGTCGCCATTGGCATGGGCGACGCGGATCGCGACTATCTCGACAGCCTGGCCTCCAGCGAGGCCGCATCGATCTTCGTCCAGGGCGGCGGCGAACTGGTCCGGACGTTCGGCCACATCGCCCGCGTAATCGCCGAAGGGGGCCGCTCGTTGCGGATCATGAGCCGATGA
- a CDS encoding vWA domain-containing protein: MNDRRTSSIQSQPAFPPCGGRWPEGPDEGATGVARASGTLTSKPRLSPLIRPLRGHLPPRGGKAVGFPIGGILFLVLFLVAATSVRAQDAPAPPASDDLSVVVTGASQDDFPKIGVQFELRKPDGTFVRDATKDEFRVTEEGQERPILDFQAPLTKENVPTTIVLVVDRSGSMNEEAKLASLKGAVARFLEKIPQGSKIAVIAFSSQVELIRPFTTDRVKVGKAVDELFADGPTRFYDAVAMALKLLEDQTGRRVIVALTDGLDTSSSTPLEDDVASGQQLGLPIYTLGFGNEREIDVNGLKQLAAGTRGEYYPARRAEELRKVYEAIAERLGAGYSLTYQSDRRIPDGTLRPVQVIHRGSRKVGETAVFIPGMVVPAAGWSPLFLILAAGLAALAFLPSLTRRAAEVVKP, from the coding sequence ATGAACGACCGAAGAACGAGTTCGATTCAGTCCCAACCGGCCTTCCCCCCTTGCGGGGGAAGGTGGCCCGAAGGGCCGGATGAGGGGGCGACCGGCGTCGCTCGCGCATCCGGCACATTAACTTCGAAGCCGCGCCTATCCCCCCTCATCCGACCGCTGCGCGGCCACCTTCCCCCGCGAGGGGGGAAGGCCGTCGGGTTCCCGATCGGAGGCATCCTGTTCCTGGTTCTCTTCCTCGTCGCAGCAACATCCGTCCGCGCGCAAGACGCTCCTGCTCCCCCCGCCTCCGACGACCTCTCCGTCGTCGTCACCGGTGCGAGCCAGGACGACTTCCCCAAAATCGGCGTGCAGTTCGAGCTGCGAAAGCCGGACGGGACGTTCGTCCGCGATGCGACGAAGGACGAGTTTCGCGTCACTGAGGAGGGCCAGGAGCGGCCGATCCTGGATTTCCAGGCCCCGCTCACCAAGGAGAACGTCCCGACCACGATCGTCCTGGTCGTCGACCGCAGCGGCAGCATGAACGAGGAGGCGAAACTCGCCTCGCTGAAGGGCGCGGTGGCCCGGTTCCTGGAGAAGATTCCCCAGGGCTCCAAGATCGCCGTGATCGCCTTCAGCTCGCAGGTTGAGTTGATCCGGCCGTTCACCACCGACCGCGTGAAGGTCGGCAAGGCCGTCGACGAGTTGTTCGCCGACGGACCAACGCGGTTCTACGACGCCGTCGCCATGGCGCTGAAGCTGCTCGAAGACCAGACCGGCCGGCGCGTGATCGTCGCCCTGACCGACGGGTTGGACACCTCAAGCTCGACCCCGTTGGAGGACGACGTCGCGAGCGGCCAACAGCTCGGCCTGCCGATTTACACCCTGGGCTTCGGCAATGAGCGCGAGATCGACGTCAACGGCCTGAAGCAGCTCGCCGCGGGGACTCGTGGAGAGTACTACCCGGCGCGTCGAGCGGAGGAGTTGCGGAAGGTCTACGAGGCGATCGCCGAACGCCTGGGCGCCGGCTATTCGCTGACCTACCAGAGCGACCGTCGCATCCCCGACGGCACGCTCCGCCCGGTGCAGGTGATCCACCGGGGGAGCCGCAAGGTGGGCGAGACGGCCGTGTTCATCCCGGGGATGGTCGTTCCGGCCGCCGGTTGGTCGCCCTTGTTCCTGATCCTGGCCGCCGGCCTCGCCGCGCTGGCGTTCTTGCCGTCGCTGACGAGGCGGGCGGCCGAGGTCGTCAAACCGTGA
- a CDS encoding Hsp70 family protein, which produces MSQPEGLKRVYGIDLGTTYSVISYVDEHGKAVVVPNQESERITPSVVLFDGDAVIVGDTAKESAKVEPHRVVSRVKQHMGDPNFVFENEGKTYNAEDVSSFILRKIVGDAEVALGESVTDVVITCPAYFGTPEREATANAGRLAGLNVRAILNEPTAAAVAYGLEQGADQTVLVYDLGGGTFDVTMIEIKDRLIRVVCTGGDHRLGGVLWDEAVVMYLAEQFREQTGEESDPLDDPEVLNDLTLQAERGKKTLSQRDKAPFRVTHAGKQARVELDRAKFEEVTKHLLDRTIELTREMLDDARAKGCQTFDKIILVGGATRMPQVRDRIIAEFNVEPESYDPDEAVAKGAALYGLKESLQQGVQEILAAEAAEAGEASADADRAPIELSDVPEEEVAEALDRLEKQLGFTLTGPVRELVGTKIVNVLSKSLGVVALNDKRQEVVVYLLPRNTEVPFERSTDFGTDADNQMAVDIKVMSGERDSPEPTDCQEVGVATLNLPERLPAHSPIRVKFAITRDGRLNVTALDLTAGGAIEVDFQTEAVSDSEAVEERSTALRLLTVS; this is translated from the coding sequence ATGTCTCAGCCCGAGGGTTTGAAGCGCGTCTACGGGATCGACCTGGGGACGACGTACTCCGTGATCTCGTACGTCGACGAGCACGGCAAGGCGGTGGTGGTGCCGAACCAGGAGAGCGAGCGGATCACCCCCTCGGTCGTCCTGTTCGACGGCGACGCCGTGATCGTGGGCGACACGGCCAAGGAGTCGGCCAAGGTGGAGCCGCACCGGGTCGTCTCGCGGGTCAAGCAGCACATGGGCGACCCCAACTTCGTCTTCGAGAACGAGGGGAAGACGTACAACGCAGAGGACGTCTCCTCGTTCATCCTCCGCAAGATCGTCGGCGACGCCGAGGTCGCGCTCGGCGAATCGGTGACCGACGTCGTCATCACCTGCCCGGCCTACTTCGGGACGCCCGAGCGCGAGGCCACCGCGAACGCCGGCCGGCTCGCCGGGCTGAACGTCCGGGCGATCCTCAACGAGCCCACCGCCGCGGCCGTCGCTTATGGGCTGGAGCAGGGGGCCGACCAGACGGTCCTCGTCTACGACCTCGGCGGCGGCACCTTCGACGTCACGATGATCGAAATCAAGGACCGGCTCATCCGCGTGGTCTGCACCGGCGGCGACCACCGGCTCGGCGGCGTGCTCTGGGACGAGGCCGTCGTGATGTACCTCGCCGAACAATTCCGCGAGCAGACCGGCGAGGAGTCCGACCCGCTCGACGACCCTGAGGTCCTCAACGATCTGACGCTCCAGGCCGAGCGCGGCAAGAAGACGCTCTCCCAGCGCGACAAGGCCCCGTTCCGCGTGACCCACGCCGGCAAGCAGGCCCGCGTCGAACTGGACCGGGCGAAGTTCGAGGAGGTCACGAAGCACCTCCTCGACCGCACGATCGAGCTGACCCGCGAGATGCTCGACGACGCCCGCGCCAAGGGCTGCCAGACCTTCGACAAGATCATCCTCGTCGGCGGCGCCACGCGAATGCCCCAGGTCCGCGACCGGATCATCGCCGAGTTCAACGTCGAGCCCGAGAGCTACGACCCGGACGAGGCCGTCGCCAAGGGCGCGGCGCTCTACGGCCTGAAGGAGTCGCTCCAGCAGGGCGTGCAGGAGATCCTCGCCGCCGAGGCCGCCGAAGCGGGTGAGGCGTCGGCCGACGCCGACCGGGCTCCCATCGAGCTGAGCGACGTCCCCGAGGAAGAGGTGGCCGAGGCCCTCGACCGCCTGGAGAAGCAGCTCGGCTTCACACTGACGGGCCCGGTCCGCGAGTTGGTCGGAACGAAGATCGTCAACGTCCTGTCCAAGAGCCTGGGCGTGGTGGCCCTGAACGACAAACGGCAAGAGGTCGTCGTCTATCTCCTGCCGAGGAACACCGAGGTCCCCTTCGAACGCTCGACCGACTTCGGCACCGACGCCGACAATCAGATGGCCGTGGACATCAAGGTTATGTCGGGCGAGCGCGACAGCCCCGAGCCGACCGACTGCCAGGAAGTCGGCGTGGCGACGCTGAACCTCCCCGAACGCCTCCCCGCCCACAGCCCGATCCGCGTCAAGTTCGCCATCACGAGAGACGGCCGCCTCAACGTCACCGCCCTGGACCTGACCGCCGGCGGCGCCATCGAGGTCGACTTCCAGACCGAGGCCGTCAGCGACTCCGAGGCCGTCGAGGAACGCTCCACGGCGCTCCGGCTGCTGACGGTGTCGTGA
- a CDS encoding replication-associated recombination protein A codes for MARESTGSLFGRSDEPAWAEESAAPVVSADAPLAERMRPRSLDEYVGQQHLVGPGRLVRRLVEGGGPMPSLIFWGGPGAGKTTLARLVAGPSGARFVQLSAVLSGVKELREAIAEARTRRNRGVRTVLFIDEIHRYNKAQQDALLQAVEEGVVSLIGATTENPSFEVNSALLSRSRVLTLEPLTPDDVAMILRRALTDADRGLGTLNPQVAEVELARLAKAAGGDARVALTALETAVLATPPAEDGSRTVEPETLVEALGRARYAYDKGGEEHYNLASALIKSLRNSDANAALYWLARLIEGGADPIFIARRLCILASEDVGLADPQAIVQAASAAQIVQLIGLPEGLYPLAQATIYLANAPKSNAIKRAYFAAAEDAAATAREPVPLHLRNAVTSLMKANGYGQGYRYAHDDPAAKDEMPCLPSALRGKTYFRP; via the coding sequence ATGGCTCGGGAATCGACGGGCTCGCTGTTCGGCAGGTCGGACGAGCCGGCGTGGGCGGAGGAATCGGCGGCGCCGGTCGTATCGGCCGACGCCCCGTTGGCCGAGCGCATGCGTCCTCGGTCGCTCGACGAGTATGTGGGGCAGCAGCATCTCGTCGGTCCGGGGCGATTGGTCCGCAGGCTGGTTGAGGGGGGCGGGCCGATGCCCTCGTTGATCTTCTGGGGAGGCCCGGGCGCAGGCAAGACGACGCTCGCCCGCCTCGTCGCCGGCCCCAGCGGGGCGCGGTTCGTGCAGCTTTCGGCGGTGCTCTCGGGCGTGAAGGAGCTTCGCGAGGCCATCGCCGAAGCCCGCACCCGGCGCAACCGAGGCGTGCGGACCGTCCTCTTCATCGACGAGATCCACCGCTACAACAAGGCCCAGCAAGACGCCTTGCTCCAGGCGGTTGAGGAGGGCGTCGTCAGCCTGATCGGCGCGACGACGGAGAACCCGTCGTTCGAGGTGAACTCAGCGTTACTCTCGAGGTCGCGAGTCTTGACGCTGGAACCGTTGACGCCCGACGACGTCGCCATGATCCTCCGCCGCGCGTTGACCGACGCCGACCGCGGACTTGGCACGCTCAATCCCCAGGTCGCCGAAGTCGAGCTAGCCCGCCTGGCGAAAGCCGCCGGCGGCGACGCCAGAGTCGCGCTCACGGCCCTGGAAACCGCCGTCCTCGCCACGCCCCCCGCCGAGGACGGCTCGCGGACGGTCGAGCCCGAGACCCTCGTCGAGGCCCTCGGCCGCGCCCGATACGCCTATGACAAGGGGGGCGAGGAGCACTACAACCTGGCCAGCGCTCTGATCAAGAGCCTGCGCAACTCCGACGCCAACGCCGCGCTCTACTGGCTGGCCCGCTTGATCGAGGGAGGGGCGGATCCGATCTTCATCGCCCGCCGGCTCTGCATCCTGGCGTCTGAAGACGTCGGCCTGGCCGATCCCCAGGCGATCGTCCAGGCCGCAAGCGCCGCTCAGATCGTCCAGCTCATCGGCCTCCCCGAGGGTCTCTACCCCCTCGCCCAGGCGACGATCTACCTGGCGAACGCCCCCAAATCCAATGCCATCAAACGAGCCTACTTCGCCGCCGCCGAAGACGCCGCCGCCACCGCCCGCGAACCCGTCCCCCTGCACCTCCGTAACGCCGTGACCTCACTGATGAAGGCGAACGGCTACGGCCAGGGCTATCGCTACGCCCACGACGACCCCGCTGCGAAGGACGAGATGCCTTGCCTCCCTTCGGCTCTGCGAGGAAAGACCTACTTTCGTCCATAA
- a CDS encoding FHA domain-containing protein produces MAATTTTKTRWILEIAKGREPGRRYSLDGGETILGNGPWAPSFISLADQEGDTPRKMAPRQAVLTLAGEILSIRDLESPGGTFVNRQRLFTKQERALAPGDVVQIGAIQLVVRSEAAKKPEPQPASAPTNGAARPAPAAEKPKPSPPPPSPPQPTPPPVRTGPLSIPYAFQDGSACRTWDDFLTLSAQKWTTVRDELATGRIGEHLKRVGRTDLLPRREPGWSPDDVLDDWLGRLPTTKPAAPELDVHPDELRVPSNTVGGVVRKSIRIANVGYRILRPTITVEAAVGSPDAIRVAPGSKDKARAIVDEAEIVVEIEPPEGAFDATLGAVVITAGGVSRRVGVRVERPRVETIPDSPEPVGPGWSPMRPLGDRLGGISVANRLWMFPVVVLALRGLAALGNRLPFLASGGETRLTGAAAFPALVGAVLGWAVGMSGGVRDSIASTFAGAVVGVLAASVVFAAMRSFESLFGSPALSAAALGLALATASCLAFPPGKGGTV; encoded by the coding sequence ATGGCCGCGACCACCACGACCAAGACGCGATGGATCCTGGAGATCGCCAAGGGCCGCGAGCCCGGCCGCCGATACTCGCTGGACGGCGGCGAGACGATCCTCGGCAACGGCCCCTGGGCTCCCTCATTCATCAGCCTGGCCGACCAGGAAGGCGACACCCCGCGCAAGATGGCGCCGAGACAGGCCGTGCTGACGCTGGCCGGCGAGATTCTCTCGATCCGTGACCTTGAGAGCCCCGGCGGCACGTTCGTCAACCGACAGCGGTTGTTCACGAAGCAGGAGCGAGCGCTCGCCCCCGGCGACGTCGTGCAGATCGGCGCGATCCAACTCGTCGTCCGCTCCGAGGCCGCGAAGAAGCCCGAGCCCCAACCTGCCTCGGCCCCCACGAACGGCGCGGCCCGCCCCGCCCCGGCGGCCGAGAAACCGAAACCCTCGCCGCCGCCTCCATCGCCACCACAACCCACGCCGCCACCGGTCAGAACCGGCCCGCTTTCAATCCCCTACGCCTTCCAGGACGGTTCGGCGTGCCGGACCTGGGACGACTTCCTGACGCTCTCCGCACAGAAGTGGACGACGGTCCGCGACGAGCTGGCGACGGGAAGGATCGGCGAGCACCTCAAGCGCGTGGGAAGGACCGATCTCCTCCCGCGCCGGGAGCCGGGTTGGTCGCCTGACGACGTGCTCGACGACTGGCTCGGCCGACTGCCGACGACGAAGCCGGCGGCTCCCGAGTTGGACGTCCATCCCGATGAATTGCGCGTTCCGTCGAACACGGTCGGCGGCGTGGTTCGGAAGTCGATCCGGATCGCCAACGTCGGCTATCGCATCCTGCGGCCGACGATCACCGTCGAAGCTGCCGTCGGATCGCCGGACGCCATCCGCGTTGCGCCCGGATCGAAGGACAAGGCACGGGCGATCGTCGACGAAGCCGAGATCGTCGTCGAGATTGAACCGCCCGAAGGCGCCTTCGACGCCACGCTCGGTGCGGTGGTCATCACCGCCGGGGGGGTCTCGCGCCGAGTCGGAGTCCGCGTCGAGCGGCCTCGCGTGGAGACGATCCCAGACTCGCCCGAGCCGGTCGGCCCCGGGTGGTCGCCGATGCGTCCTCTTGGCGATCGACTGGGAGGGATCTCGGTCGCCAATCGGCTCTGGATGTTCCCGGTGGTCGTCCTGGCCCTCCGCGGCCTGGCAGCCCTGGGAAACCGGCTGCCGTTCCTGGCAAGCGGGGGCGAAACCCGCCTCACGGGCGCAGCGGCGTTCCCCGCGCTGGTCGGTGCGGTCCTTGGCTGGGCCGTCGGCATGAGCGGAGGCGTCCGCGATTCGATCGCCTCCACGTTCGCCGGCGCCGTCGTCGGCGTGCTGGCGGCCTCGGTCGTCTTCGCCGCGATGCGGAGTTTCGAGAGCCTCTTCGGATCGCCGGCACTCTCGGCCGCGGCGCTCGGTCTGGCGTTGGCGACGGCCTCGTGCCTGGCGTTCCCGCCGGGGAAGGGGGGGACCGTATGA